A genome region from Arthrobacter sp. V1I9 includes the following:
- a CDS encoding VOC family protein, with product MLRVRPLHFTSKIESWDRLLTALGLVLTEGDGGFRVFDAGSGRLALHDVPEGTAGDGTTALAVEVGDLAEFARRTNLSAADEGTAPAEIITADHGEACKITAPDGFSFLADPAALDAQGGGGDPALAVVGVWLTEDTASAAQTLRHVGARPRPVPDADETADFTAKNGGVLLVRPATGTPRSGLGFEYDGGLEPLRERLASAGFEAGITEEAFGSTLHVPNPDAGAAAPHVPATVWISERRPMG from the coding sequence ATGCTGCGCGTCCGACCCCTCCACTTCACATCCAAGATTGAGTCCTGGGACCGGCTCCTTACCGCCCTGGGCCTGGTCCTGACCGAGGGCGACGGCGGTTTCCGCGTTTTTGACGCCGGTTCGGGCCGCCTTGCCCTCCATGACGTGCCCGAAGGGACAGCGGGGGACGGAACCACCGCGTTGGCGGTGGAGGTGGGAGACCTGGCCGAGTTTGCGCGCCGCACCAATCTCTCGGCGGCGGATGAGGGAACCGCGCCGGCGGAAATCATCACGGCAGACCACGGCGAAGCCTGCAAAATCACCGCGCCGGATGGTTTCAGTTTCCTGGCTGATCCGGCCGCCCTCGACGCCCAGGGTGGCGGCGGGGACCCGGCCCTCGCCGTCGTCGGGGTCTGGCTGACGGAGGACACCGCCTCCGCTGCGCAGACGCTGCGGCACGTCGGCGCCCGCCCGCGTCCCGTGCCGGACGCTGACGAAACCGCCGACTTCACCGCGAAGAACGGAGGAGTCCTCCTGGTGCGCCCGGCGACGGGGACGCCCCGCTCAGGGCTCGGCTTTGAGTACGACGGCGGCTTGGAACCGCTGCGGGAACGCCTCGCCTCGGCAGGGTTCGAAGCCGGCATTACGGAGGAGGCATTTGGCAGCACGCTCCACGTGCCCAACCCGGATGCCGGCGCCGCCGCGCCCCACGTGCCGGCCACGGTATGGATCTCCGAGCGGCGTCCCATGGGGTAG
- a CDS encoding glycoside hydrolase family 76 protein: protein MTSAAAPSPIDWQERANVAARSVTALFGRKLFFLPGTHLAVVKWPAPAWRFGLKGTLLQPWHYWWQAHYVDCLVDAGRRELGNRATPASGFDGPSNPGAGRLASRLLTGMWLRNAFTYVNNYYDDMAWLALAVLRLDTLAEETCNAGRRRNARVRTSLTLQFDAACTGDMGGGAFWSKKRDFKNTPATAPIALYYARTGHPAKAQALLDWLDATLFDPDQNLYLDGARLSSEGNVLIDRAVYTYNQGPVLGALLEVGGEASLARAAALVEGVDRLLTVPVRNASAAPDTEGAPRKVLRCDGTGDGGLFTGILCRYLALAAADARLHERTRTTAARLVVDTAVALWDGKRPAGPGDGPLRKGQPGRPIFSMHAADPADATYPPGSVVELSTQLQAWMVIEAAASITMAEQSL, encoded by the coding sequence ATGACTTCCGCGGCTGCTCCTTCTCCCATTGACTGGCAGGAAAGGGCCAACGTCGCCGCCCGCTCAGTGACTGCCCTCTTTGGGAGGAAGCTGTTCTTCCTTCCGGGCACGCACCTCGCCGTGGTGAAGTGGCCGGCCCCTGCCTGGCGGTTCGGCCTGAAGGGGACACTGCTCCAGCCCTGGCACTACTGGTGGCAGGCCCACTACGTCGACTGCCTCGTGGATGCGGGCCGGCGGGAACTGGGGAACCGCGCCACCCCGGCTTCGGGATTCGACGGCCCCAGCAACCCCGGCGCCGGGCGGCTGGCCTCCCGGCTGCTGACCGGAATGTGGCTGCGCAACGCCTTCACCTACGTCAACAACTACTACGACGACATGGCCTGGCTCGCCCTTGCCGTCCTCCGGCTCGACACTCTGGCAGAAGAAACGTGCAATGCGGGGCGGCGGCGCAACGCACGGGTCCGCACATCCCTCACCCTGCAGTTCGACGCTGCCTGCACCGGTGACATGGGCGGGGGTGCCTTCTGGAGCAAAAAGCGGGACTTCAAAAACACGCCCGCCACTGCACCCATTGCCCTCTACTATGCCCGCACGGGCCACCCTGCAAAGGCGCAGGCACTGCTCGACTGGCTGGACGCCACCCTCTTTGATCCGGACCAGAACCTGTACCTCGACGGCGCCCGGCTCAGTTCCGAAGGGAATGTGCTGATCGACAGGGCGGTCTACACCTACAACCAGGGCCCGGTCCTGGGCGCGCTGCTTGAGGTGGGCGGGGAAGCGAGCCTTGCCAGGGCGGCTGCACTCGTGGAAGGAGTGGACCGGCTGCTGACGGTTCCCGTACGGAACGCTTCTGCAGCCCCTGACACCGAGGGGGCTCCCCGGAAGGTCCTGCGCTGCGACGGAACTGGCGACGGCGGCCTGTTCACCGGGATCCTGTGCCGTTACCTGGCCCTCGCCGCAGCCGATGCCAGGCTTCATGAGCGGACGCGGACGACCGCTGCCCGGCTGGTGGTTGACACTGCCGTCGCGTTGTGGGACGGAAAGCGGCCTGCCGGCCCCGGCGATGGACCACTCCGCAAGGGACAGCCGGGAAGGCCCATCTTCTCGATGCACGCCGCAGACCCGGCGGACGCCACGTACCCGCCCGGATCCGTCGTCGAACTCTCCACGCAGCTGCAGGCCTGGATGGTGATCGAGGCCGCCGCTTCGATCACCATGGCCGAACAATCACTCTGA
- a CDS encoding NUDIX hydrolase family protein, protein MNVRTPDPNPGWLSEEDLFEARGRLPMVYVEAVPVRLDPLGFVNEVGTLLQADEDGTMVRSLVSGRVIYRETIRAALLRHMEKDLGPLAFPQLPVSPVPFTVAEYFPAPSQTGFTDERQHAVSLAYVIPVTGECEPRQDALELTWMTPEEVLSPGVQVEFTGGRGGLIRQALAFAGVGF, encoded by the coding sequence ATGAACGTGCGCACCCCTGACCCGAATCCCGGCTGGCTTTCCGAAGAAGACCTCTTTGAGGCGCGCGGGCGGCTGCCCATGGTTTACGTCGAGGCAGTGCCCGTCCGGCTGGATCCGCTGGGCTTCGTCAACGAAGTGGGAACACTCCTCCAGGCTGACGAGGACGGCACCATGGTCCGGTCCCTCGTTTCCGGCCGCGTCATTTACCGCGAGACCATCCGCGCGGCCCTTCTCCGGCACATGGAGAAGGACCTTGGCCCGCTGGCGTTCCCACAGCTTCCCGTCAGCCCGGTCCCCTTCACCGTGGCGGAGTACTTCCCGGCCCCGTCCCAGACCGGCTTCACCGACGAGCGCCAACACGCCGTCTCGCTGGCTTACGTGATCCCCGTGACGGGCGAATGCGAGCCCCGCCAGGACGCCCTTGAACTCACCTGGATGACCCCCGAGGAAGTGCTCAGTCCCGGTGTTCAGGTGGAGTTCACGGGCGGGCGCGGCGGGTTGATCCGGCAGGCCCTGGCCTTCGCGGGCGTGGGGTTCTGA
- a CDS encoding YdeI family protein, with amino-acid sequence MAVELEELLVPDAPAWRRWLEENHKTSPGVWLVLHKKGGQVTELDYAAALDEALCFGWIDGQARRRDGESSFQRMTPRGPKSPWSARNVTYVARLESEGRMADAGWAAVNAAKEDGRWDKAYEGQANAEVPADLAAAIAAVPAAQAMFDVLTRTNRFALIYRTNSVKQAATRERKIAGFVDMLARGEAPYPQKKRPPGVSE; translated from the coding sequence ATGGCCGTTGAACTTGAGGAACTGCTGGTTCCGGACGCCCCCGCCTGGCGCAGGTGGCTGGAGGAAAACCACAAAACCAGCCCCGGAGTATGGCTTGTCCTGCATAAAAAGGGCGGACAGGTCACCGAACTGGACTATGCGGCAGCGCTGGACGAAGCCCTGTGCTTCGGCTGGATCGACGGCCAGGCGAGGCGCCGGGACGGTGAAAGTTCCTTCCAGCGGATGACGCCCCGGGGACCCAAAAGCCCGTGGTCGGCACGGAACGTCACTTATGTGGCGCGGCTGGAGTCCGAGGGCCGGATGGCCGACGCCGGGTGGGCGGCGGTGAACGCTGCCAAGGAGGACGGCCGCTGGGACAAGGCCTACGAGGGACAGGCCAACGCCGAAGTCCCGGCGGACCTGGCAGCGGCAATAGCCGCGGTTCCGGCCGCCCAGGCAATGTTCGACGTCCTCACCAGGACCAACCGGTTCGCCCTGATCTACCGGACCAACTCGGTGAAGCAGGCCGCAACCCGGGAGCGGAAGATCGCCGGGTTTGTGGACATGCTGGCCCGCGGCGAGGCGCCGTATCCGCAGAAGAAGCGGCCGCCGGGAGTGTCAGAGTGA
- a CDS encoding DUF6707 family protein, translating to MTETPAARHHREQQAGSLTPGSHILLPGGERTAEIHQVELEPDDFGAPALVLASLAGGGTLRIAVATTVTVTEGASDAVTPLPVPAEPFEEARQEQPGETPAAAPVAPAVVVPPLPAVPPAASGPSEEELALIPAPQGTPESVVEAAAEAHPDAMGVLLLADRLAKGVNFKSGSCLKDLSDLAHELFITLKDADGSLAVADLLNVLPYDGNPGRWTSVEASLALSSYICRQDGQKERAEVYERLIRTPENQETDPFKARMAAKVRQRSLNEPNLYDKEIFRSIDNSNHDAEREWRLLRLESLLFLRAHGGSETIGSGELERRISNELEAVRA from the coding sequence ATGACCGAAACACCAGCCGCCCGGCACCATCGTGAACAGCAGGCTGGATCCCTGACCCCCGGCAGCCACATCCTCCTGCCCGGCGGTGAACGGACGGCGGAGATCCACCAGGTGGAGCTGGAACCGGACGATTTCGGCGCCCCCGCGCTGGTACTCGCCAGCCTGGCCGGCGGCGGCACTCTGCGTATCGCCGTGGCCACCACCGTGACGGTAACCGAGGGAGCGTCCGACGCCGTAACGCCGCTTCCCGTGCCGGCGGAGCCTTTCGAGGAGGCCCGGCAGGAGCAGCCCGGCGAAACCCCCGCTGCGGCACCAGTGGCTCCCGCCGTCGTCGTACCTCCGCTGCCCGCGGTTCCGCCGGCGGCCAGCGGCCCCAGCGAGGAAGAGCTCGCCCTGATCCCGGCTCCGCAAGGCACGCCGGAATCGGTGGTGGAAGCCGCAGCGGAGGCACACCCGGACGCGATGGGCGTGCTGCTGCTGGCCGACCGGCTGGCGAAGGGCGTGAACTTTAAGTCGGGCAGCTGCCTCAAGGACCTCAGCGACCTCGCCCACGAACTCTTCATCACCCTCAAGGACGCCGACGGCTCCCTGGCGGTCGCGGACCTGCTGAACGTCCTGCCGTACGACGGGAATCCCGGCCGGTGGACCTCGGTGGAGGCGTCCCTGGCGCTGTCCAGCTACATCTGCCGGCAGGACGGCCAGAAGGAGCGGGCAGAGGTCTACGAGAGGCTGATCCGGACCCCGGAAAACCAGGAGACCGATCCGTTCAAGGCGAGGATGGCCGCCAAGGTCCGGCAGCGGTCCCTGAATGAGCCCAACCTGTACGACAAGGAAATTTTCCGGTCCATCGACAACTCCAACCACGATGCCGAGCGGGAATGGCGGCTGCTGCGGCTCGAATCCCTGCTGTTCCTCCGTGCCCACGGAGGTTCTGAAACCATCGGGTCCGGCGAACTTGAACGCCGCATCAGCAACGAACTTGAGGCTGTCCGCGCCTAA